A single region of the Pseudomonadota bacterium genome encodes:
- the trpS gene encoding tryptophan--tRNA ligase, with the protein MTGKKRILSGMRPTGPLHLGNLHGALLNWIEMQEEYECFYFIADWHALTSDYENTTMISEYIKEMMIDWLSVGLSPEKSTLFVQSHIKEHAELFLLLSMITPVPWLERNPTYKDQIVQLSNKDLSTFGFLGYPVLQAADIIMYKPFGVPVGIDQVPHVEITREIARRFNYLYGEVFPEPEAILTKTPKILGSDRRKMSKSYNNAIFLSDAPEVISSKVSTMITDPQRARKKDPGDPEVCNVYEFHKIYTDGSTVKDINTKCRSAEIGCVECKKIMAQNLSVALEPIREKRKYYKANPKLVDDIIAEGTLKARKVAVNTMEEVRSLLKI; encoded by the coding sequence ATGACCGGGAAAAAAAGAATATTAAGCGGAATGCGACCAACCGGCCCGCTTCACCTTGGAAATCTGCACGGAGCGCTTTTGAACTGGATAGAAATGCAGGAAGAATATGAGTGCTTTTATTTTATTGCAGACTGGCATGCATTGACAAGTGATTATGAAAATACAACCATGATATCTGAATATATAAAAGAAATGATGATAGACTGGCTAAGTGTGGGTTTGTCTCCGGAGAAAAGCACATTGTTTGTTCAGTCTCACATAAAAGAGCATGCCGAGCTTTTTCTGCTTCTTTCAATGATAACACCCGTGCCATGGCTTGAAAGAAATCCGACTTACAAAGACCAGATAGTACAGCTTAGCAATAAAGACCTTTCCACTTTCGGGTTTCTCGGCTATCCGGTGCTTCAGGCGGCTGATATTATAATGTATAAACCCTTTGGGGTTCCTGTGGGCATTGATCAGGTTCCGCATGTGGAAATCACAAGAGAAATAGCAAGAAGATTTAATTATCTTTATGGAGAAGTATTCCCGGAACCGGAAGCAATACTGACTAAAACCCCCAAGATCTTAGGTTCTGACCGGCGGAAAATGAGCAAAAGCTACAACAACGCAATTTTTCTTTCAGACGCACCTGAAGTTATATCATCAAAAGTATCAACAATGATAACGGACCCGCAAAGAGCAAGAAAAAAAGATCCGGGAGATCCTGAAGTATGCAATGTTTATGAATTTCATAAAATATATACAGACGGTAGTACTGTTAAAGATATAAATACAAAATGCCGTAGTGCTGAAATCGGATGCGTTGAATGTAAAAAGATAATGGCGCAAAATTTGTCTGTGGCTCTTGAACCTATAAGGGAAAAGAGAAAATATTATAAAGCAAATCCTAAACTGGTTGATGACATAATTGCAGAAGGCACCTTAAAGGCAAGAAAAGTTGCGGTTAATACAATGGAAGAAGTAAGAAGTCTGCTCAAAATATAG